GCCGAGGGTCGCACGCTCGACACGATCACCCAGGCCGAGACGCTCACCCTGTTCCACAGCGGCATCGGTCTCGACTACGACCGCTACACCGCAGGCACGGCGATGCTCGAGACCGCCGACCGGCTGGTGCACGAGGAGCGCGAGCCCTCGCCGCAGCAGTATCTGCTGCTCGTCGGCGGGCTGCGGGTGCTCGCCCAGGGCGACCGGCTGCCGCGCCACGTGCTCGACTCCTATCTGCTGCGCTCGCTGGCCGTGGCCGGCTATGCGCCCAGCTTCGAGGCGTGCGCGCGATGTGGGCTGGAGGGCCCGCACCGATGGTTCAACGTGTCGATGGGTGGTGCGCTGTGCACGACCTGCCGGGTGCCGGGTTCGGCGACGCCGTCGCAGGAGACGCTCGCCCACCTCGGCGCGCTGCTCGCGGGCGACTGGGATAGCGTCGCTCGCGCCGAGGAGCGCACCAGCAGACAGGCGAGCGGGCTCGTCGCCGCCTATCTCTCCTGGCACCTGGACCGCAGTCTGCGGTCGCTCGAATACGTCGAGAGCTGAGGAGACGATGGCCCACTCCCACGGCCACTCGCACGGCCACTCGCACGGCCACGGTCATGCGCACGGTGGAGACGACGTCGAGGTGGAGGTCGACGCGCTGCCCCGGATGGTCCTGACCGTCTCGCTGGTGCTCGTCGCCGTGATCACGCTGGCCGGGGTGGCCGCCTGGTGGCCCGACCGAGCCGCGGTCGACCAGCTGCAGGGCTCGCAGGAGTTCATCGCCAAGGGGGTCGTCTTCGAGACCGCCGAGGTGACCTCCGTCTCCGCGCCCTGCGCCGCCGAGGGCAAGCCCA
The sequence above is drawn from the Nocardioides albertanoniae genome and encodes:
- the recO gene encoding DNA repair protein RecO; amino-acid sequence: MPLYRDEAIVLRTHKLGEADRIITMLTREHGRVRAVAKGVRRTSSRWGSRLEPFTHVDLQFAEGRTLDTITQAETLTLFHSGIGLDYDRYTAGTAMLETADRLVHEEREPSPQQYLLLVGGLRVLAQGDRLPRHVLDSYLLRSLAVAGYAPSFEACARCGLEGPHRWFNVSMGGALCTTCRVPGSATPSQETLAHLGALLAGDWDSVARAEERTSRQASGLVAAYLSWHLDRSLRSLEYVES